agcccacttttggtatttgggttcaaagtctcaacccaacccatattttGACGGGATTGCGGGTTGGCGGGCTAGCCCACTTAAAAAATGTTGTATAGTAAAAAAATGTGCAATGAGAAATTTTAAGAAATATTTCACTTTTCATACGTTGGCACATGAAAAAATTAGAATTATACGTATTCTTTATCTTTAAATGTTATGATTTCAACTAAAAAATCTCACCAATAGTAATACCAAGAAAATATTTATCATGCGTGGTTATTAAAAGTTGTAAAGTTGTAACATCACTAGCAATTGTTTGTAAGTGTCAATAACCTTAATCAAATCATTGAtaaatgtcatttttctttGATACACACTCACTTAATATTACTTAACAACACTAGATGTGTTTTACAATCATCAACAAGAGTTTACTTTAGTCAATAATAGTTAACCAACAATTATAAAAGATAATGTCGAGTTGTCATGAAAGTTTGAGACAAACCATAACCGACAAATAAGAGCCGCAACTTATATAGGTGAATCCATGGAAGGTCATCATTGACTAACTTTCAaaatagtttttgttttttagtttAGGTCTGTCATAATCTATGCGTACCTTACAATAATCAActtaaagaataaaaatataaaaaaaaagtgaaaaacgggttggcgggctaacccaacccaacccgtcatTAACCTGCCAAAATGCGAGTCGGGTTGGGCTGACCCACTTTTAAAATTTGGGTTCAAAATCCTAACCCAACCCACCAAAAAAGGTGAGCAAAACGGGCTGGCCCAGCGGGCCAAACCCATTTTGCCACCCCTAGCTGGGACCGACGAGGCATATATAGCACTACACACCCAAGAAAAGCTATCCCACCACAGCTCAAACGAAACAGCTTTAGTTTAAAATGAAggtgaaaataaaaaagagagaatTTGTAAATttctatttaaaatatattttgaatAGAAATTTACCAATTACATTAATAGATCATGCTATTAATAAATTGTTTTGAATAATTATTTACCAGTTACAGAATTTGAATTATAGAGGTGAGTAAAATACACTATAAACCACTAGGCATTTGCTTCCCTCATGAGAACCCAGAGGCCTTTCTTTACCCCTTTTTAATTCCTATTTAACGggttcaaaataaataaatttcatattatcaataattttagaaaaaagtAAATTTCTGATCATTGAAACATATTAGAAAATATGTAAAATTTCCAAATTATGTTTTTTCATATattcaaataattaaattatttaaatgcataAGTTTTTCTTAATAAACCTAACATGACTAAAAGAAGCGAATCGGACGGTGCTGGTGTTGGAGAAGCCAATGGAAGCTAATGAATCGGACGGTGTAGAGTGATGCGTGTTGGAGAAGCCAAATCTGACGGTCTGAGTGGCACATCGCACGATGTATCTTTTTCTTCAACCTTTGCCTTAGGTTTCCTATTCTCCCAACCCAGAAACTGCAGAAACCTCTCAAGTTTAGacggaaaaaaagaaaaaacctcTTCAGCATCCTTCTCCAGTCTCTCCTTTCCCCAAGTATTCAACCAAATAAGCATGAAGTATATATACTTCAACAGCTTCAATCCATCAaatgcaccaccaccaccaccacctctaacTCATCATGAAGCGTTTCTTGTCCCTCTTCTTCGTCAAACTGGACACGTTCTTCTCATTCGTTCTGGGGAGTTAAGACCACGCCTCAGGCGGAGGCAGCCCCTTCCCCAGCCCCTCCATTCTGATCTTGCTGTCCTTGAGCGGCAGCCCCTTCAGCCCCGCCTTGCCCTTGCGCGGCAGCACCCTCCCCCAAAAGTGAATATCTGGATTCATTCAGAAACTGGTTACCAGCACTAATCTGAGGCAGTGAGGAGAACACATTGTTCACATGAACCCATAAAGAAAGCTGCCTGAAATGTCTGAATCAATAAAGGAAACAATATAGCTCTTCAATGTTAGGGAAGAAACCAGAGAGAAGagatagagatagagagagaagaATCAGAGAGAAAGAACGAGAGAAAGAAAACTCCAATTCGTGTATCTTACACTGACTTGCAGCAGCGGCCTCGGAGTAATTGAGGCTGGCGGCGTCGGAGTGCAGTCGGAGTCTGGCGGCGCGTCACAGGAGGCTGGCGGCGGCGGAGTGCAGCCGGAGTCTGACGGCGGGGAGCCCTTGATTACGACTAATCAACTTCTGATGCAGTCTGTGGCCGCCTTGGAGGGTGCTAGCCTCAACATTTCTGAGGCAGCACAGTTGTGCAACTCTGCAGTCACCAATTTGCACATTGGGAGTTAATGCGGGGTTCCTTCCTGATACTCCCTTCATCGTGTTGTTGGTTCAGTTTTCTGAGTCCATTGCCGGTGCTTACTTTGTCTATCAAACTGCTGCACATCATGTCATGAGGGCTCGGAACTCCTTCATGCGTGTTGAGCTCGCCGGTGATATATTTCAGGtatgttgttttcttttatcCTGTAGCTGGCAGTTAGAATAACAGAATAGCAGTTAGGTTGTTAGCAGAGTATATAACTGCTGCAAGTCATTGTAAGATACACGAATTGATGATAATAGAGTTTTCTTACTCTCGTTCTTTCTCTCTGAttcttctctctatctcttcTCTCTGGTTTTTTCCCTAACATTGAACAGCTATATTGTTTCCTTtactgattttgattttgatttttttaacagACATTTCAGGCAGCTTTCTTTATGGGTTCATGTGAACAATGTGTTCTCCTCACTGCCTCAGATTAGTGCTGGTAACCAGTTTCTGAATGAATCCAGATATTCACTTTTGGGGGAGGGTGCTGCCGCGCAAGGGCAAGGCGGGGCTGAAGGGGCTGCCGCTCAAGGACAGCAAGATCAGAATGGAGGGGCTGAGGAAGGGGCTGAGGAAGGGGATGGGGAAGGGGCTGGCCAAAACTTTTAGAGTTCGAACTATTCTAGCCAATTTGTAGATGGACTTTGCTTAGTCCTAGGTTGTTAATATTGTTGCCAACTTGTGGCTATTAGTTGCATCATTGTAAAATTTCACGCAACCCAATCACTAGATGGACTTTGCTTAGTCTTAGGTTGTTAATATTGCCAACTTGTGGCTATTAGTTGCATCATTGTAAAATTTCACGCAATAAAATTGTtgagatataatttttttcataacatTTGATCAGTCCAAGAGTATTAATTGCAATTTGATAATTTTATTCTTGCTATTACATTTATTGGATGCAGCAGAAACTGTGGAATTACTTGTCAAACTACTTCTTGACCGTTCGCTTGAGGCCAAAGAAAACAGATCATGATTACTTGGGAGGAACAGCTAATTTTAAAGTTCCCTGAGGTTAGTTTGTGGTGACTAATCACAATCTTTTATTCCTTGTGTGCTAACAATCAGTCATGGTTTTTAATTTATGGCTGAAGAATGAATACCTCTGATGATAGTCATAATAAATTTTGTGGTCAGAATAAGTTTACCACTGTAGGCTGTGGCTGCCAAATTTTTATCGACATGTTTAGGGAAACAATCCTCTTTATCGACAATCCATGTTTATCATTCCAATCTATTTTGACAATTTCTTTGGATAAAGCTTGTGAAAGGATATCTGAAATATGCTTTTATGCAGACATTAGACATAGTTTTCTGCCTaatgctttattttatttatgtcTCTGAATTGCTTGCTTGACAAGacaatttaaatattttgaagAGGATGGCGTCATATATTATTGTCAATCTTGTTGGAGCTTTTGTCATGAAATTTAACAAAAATATTTCTTTCATTAAACAGTTGCAAATGCTGCTAAAGAACTTGATAAATGAATGGAATAGCGTACCACCTCAATCCATATCCACACCCCCGGAATCAGATACTTTGTCTGCACCTAAAAGTTCCAAGGTACCTTCTGGCTTGTCTAACTTAGTATTAACTAATACAAGAATATTTACTAACTGATGTTTaaatagaatttttttataatagatGATTTCTTAAGCCTTGAGAAAAggaattaaattattttagtttGAAATGTTCATGTGCTTTCCCTATTACTTCCCTACTCTGGAAATTGAAAAGAACTTTCAAATAAAAACCTTTTCACTTCTTTGACTAAAAAAAACCTTTTCACTTTAAAATGCAAACAGTTGTCTGTTTTTTACATTTAGATCATTAATATTGTTATGAACTATGATATAACCTATCTCAAACTTTGGATACTGATTTGGACATTGTGCATCACAAACTGTGTTACAGAgattttcccgggaagtgcaaATGCAATTAAATTGGTAGTTAGAACTATGTAATGTATGTTGCTTCTGTTCACTCTTAATTTACTTTTCTGGAGTTATTCATAAGCACAATAGATATGCATATGGAGGAGTGATGCTTGATGGAATAAACTCAGTTTCTATGGAATAAACTCAGTTTCTCTAATCACAAAAGAATATGTAGATTGAATTATCTTTTTGATTCCTGGATGCAGAAATTGGGTTATTTATTATATTCTCTTCCCAGTAGAACACAAACCACAGTAAAACCTCTCTTTAGTTCCACACATCACTAATCTATCTGATTACCATCTTCTCCCTGTCCTTCTTTCCATGACGCAGTTGAAATGTACTACTCAGGTGAGGTTTTTAAGGACACTCAACCATTAATTAGATCCGTGATGGATGGATTTAATGTGTGCATTTTTGCTTATGGTCAAACTGGATTTGGGAAGACTTGCACCATCGTAAGATACTTGAAATCTTTCTGCTTCATTCACACCATAATCTGTTCTATTTGAAATGATTTCGGAAGACGAAAAATTAATGATGGAAAATGCATTTCAGATAGGAAATGTACTATTATGAGTATCCTTTGTTCCTTCCAATGGCAAATGCAAGAACCAGCAACAACTGATGATATGATATTTTTTGTCTTATGGCAGAGTGGTCCTTCTGGTGGAACATGTAAGGATATGGGGATCAATTATCTGGCTCTTAACGAAAGGAAGGACATTATAACATGACATTTTTGTTCAAATGGTTGAGATTTACAATGAACAAGTAAGAGACTTACTTGGGGAGGACAAGACCGACAACAAATTAGTGATCTGCAGCTGCAATGATGATGGGTTGAGCCTTCCTGATGCAACTTTGCGTCCAGTGAAGTCTACAAATGATGTTATCGCCCTCATGAGACTCGGTGAGGTTAACCGTGCTGTCAGTTCTACTGCCCTCAACAACCGTAGTCGTTCGCACAGGTGAGTTTACGCTTTCTCTATTTCAGCAAACCAAAATATAAAATAGTTTTAGTTTAGGCACTGATATGGCTGTTCAACTTGTCTCAGTGTGCTTACTGTGCATGTTCATGGTAAAGACACATCCGGGAGCTCCATTCGTAGCTGGCTGCACTTGGTAGGCCTTGCTGGAAGTGAAAGAGTAGACAAGTCTGAAGTTACAGGAGAAAGACTAAAGGAAGGACAATTCATTAACGAGTCTCTCTCTTGTTTAGGAGATGTGATCACAGCCCTGTCTCAGAAGAATTCTCACATTCCTTACTGGAACAGCAAACTCACCCTTCTTTTGCAGGACTCCTTAGGTAGACTTAGTGTCCTATCGTTTCATTCTCACATTTGTATACTGAGATAACGTCACAGAAAAGCTTAAGAATCCTGGTTTTTTTACCATATGGAAGTATGCTAATGAGTGTTTTCTGTTGGAAACTTCTTCTGTAGGTGGACATGCTAAGATGTTGATGTTTGCTCACATGAGTCCAGAAGCGGATTCTTTTGGTGAAACAGTGGGTACTCTAAAGTTTGCTCAGCTTGTTTCCACTGTGGAACTTTGGGGCTGCACGTTCGATCAAAGAAACCAGTGAAGTTATGCAACTCAAAGAACAGGTAAAAAAATATCTACATAAACACCATTTGTTTACTTCCATGTTAACTGACTTTAACTTTTCTTGAACTTGAGAATTCGACATTCTCACTCATCATTATGTTGCTTGACATTTCTCAAAAGATCATGTGGACTTAAATGACTACTCATAGAAGTTAAATAAAACTGGTTTTCCTCTTTTTTCACATGAATTTCAGGTTGAGAGCCTTAAGATTGCACTGGCAAATAAGGAAAAGCACTGCTGAGTAGAATTACCACTCCATTAGAGAGGCCAATATTGGGGTCTGAGAAAACGCCACTGCGCCCACGCAGACACAGCATTGAGAACGGCAGCACAACCATAAATACTGGAAAACCTGAGGATAAAACTAGACGGTGGGGTCCAAATTCATCACTTAAACTACCTCAGACACCTGAACTACCAGTGCCAGATGAAAACAATGCACATAGAGCTGTACCAAGTGACCTCTGATGTTGCACTGATTCACAACCAACAAAGGTAAATAGTAGCACAAATGGAAAATGATCCCAAATAAGAAGATCCCTAAGTACAATTGGAAAACTGATCAATGGCCCAGACAAGAGGTTTGTGTTTTTAACTTTTGAGTTTCCTCTTTGAAAACCCCCAACCACACTATGCTTCACCCCATTTCCACTCACCTTCCTCCTTCACTTTTCTTGACCTCGTCCTCGTTCCTGGTTTGACTCTTAATCACAGGTGCTGTTCTTGTGGGAAGGAATCACAGAGTCAATGACACCAACTTGAACTTCagctgaaacccagaagctGCATTTGATCTTTCAAGATGGG
This is a stretch of genomic DNA from Lotus japonicus ecotype B-129 chromosome 1, LjGifu_v1.2. It encodes these proteins:
- the LOC130731253 gene encoding LOW QUALITY PROTEIN: kinesin-like protein KIN-14L (The sequence of the model RefSeq protein was modified relative to this genomic sequence to represent the inferred CDS: inserted 2 bases in 1 codon; deleted 1 base in 1 codon), with product MYYSGEVFKDTQPLIRSVMDGFNVCIFAYGQTGFGKTCTISGPSGGTCKDMGINYLALNERKDIIXHDIFVQMVEIYNEQVRDLLGEDKTDNKLVICSCNDDGLSLPDATLRPVKSTNDVIALMRLGEVNRAVSSTALNNRSRSHSVLTVHVHGKDTSGSSIRSWLHLVGLAGSERVDKSEVTGERLKEGQFINESLSCLGDVITALSQKNSHIPYWNSKLTLLLQDSLGGHAKMLMFAHMSPEADSFGETVGTLKFAQLVSTVELGAARSIKETSEVMQLKEQVESLKIALANKEKHC